ATATCCTTCAAAATCATCAAAACCCAAAACAATATCCTGCTTTTCGCCAAGTTTATTGGTTACTATAAACTTATTAATGATCGCACCATAATTATATATTTTTACATAGGTGCCATGTGTATTTGTTAACTCAATACCAAGGATCTCCTTACCGTCAATAAATTTCCCGGTCTTGATTAGCTTTGTTTCCATAAATTGTATATTAGGGCGGTTGTTATTTCAAAACAATACTATCAATACTTTACCTAAATCAAAAAATTAAATCAAAATATTACAATGAAAGCGGAATTGACCGAGAAATTCTTAGAGCTATATGGACAGGCGCCAAAGGCTAACTATTTTACCCCAGGACGGGTAAACCTTATTGGCGAACATATCGATTATAACGGCGGACTGGTGATGCCTTGCGCAGTTACTTTAGGGACCTGGTTGAGCATTGCGCCGAATCAGGATCAGGTGATCCGCTTTAAGAGCCTGAACTTTCCCGAACAACATGAAATTGCATTGCAGCCCGCTTATACAAAAACCGGTTCAGAATGGTACAATTACCCTCTTGGCGTTTTTCATGAAATCCTCAAAAAACACCAGATTCCCACCGGACTGGACCTGCTCTTTTACGGTAATATTCCTATTGGTTCCGGATTGTCTTCTTCTGCTTCAATAGAAGTTGCAATGGCATATGCCCTGAACGATTACTTCAATCTCGGTTATGAAAAAATTGAAATCCCCTTACTTGCGCAAAAGGTAGAAAATGAGTTCATTGGTGTAAATTGTGGCATCATGGATCAGTTTGCGGTGGCTTTCGGAGAAACCGATAAAGCGCTGGTGCTAAACTGTGATACCTTGAAATACAAGTCTGTAGACTGCCACCTTGGTGAGTATTCACTGGCTATTATCAATACCAATAAGCCAAGAAAACTGGCAGAGTCCAAGTACAATGAAAGAGTTGCTGAATGTCAGGCCGCTTTAGCTCAACTCAATGAGGAGATTAAGCTCAACAACCTTTGTGAACTGAATGCCGAGAAATTTTCCCTGCACAGTCATTTGATTACAGATGAAACCGTTTTGAAAAGGGCTACACATGTGATCCGGGAAAATGACCGGGTGAACCTTGCTGCAAAAGCTTTAAACGAAGGTAATCTGGAGGAATTTGGGCGCTTAATGTATGCTTCTCATCAATCCCTGAAGGATCTATACGAAGTTACCGGTGCAGAACTGGATGCAGTGGTTGAATTTTGTAGCGGCTATGAGCATGTAATCGGCGCCAGAATGACAGGTGCCGGCTTCGGAGGATGCGCAATTGCCTTGCTAAAGAAAGGTCAGGAGGAAGATTTCGCCAGACAACTAACTGATTTCTATGTAGAACGAATCGGCTACCCGGCTGCGATCTATATCAGCGAGATTGGTAACGGTGCTTCTGCAATTTAATAACAAAGTATATCCATGAAAAAATTAAAATTAGACGAGCTGAACCGTGTAGGTGTGGAAGAATTTAGAGAACAAGAGAAACTACCCGTTATTGTCGTATTGGACAATGTACGCAGTATGCACAATATCGGCTCTGTTTTCCGGACTTCAGATGGCTTTGCAATTGAGAAATTATACCTCTGTGGCATTACCGCTCAGCCCCCTCACCGTGAAATTGAAAAAACTGCTTTGGGTGCCACCCAATCTGTAGAATGGCTGCATTTTGAAAGTACCATCGATGCAGTAGCGTCTTTGCGTAAGGATGGATACCTTATCATAGGGATTGAACAGGCTGCCGGAAGCACTATGCTAAATACGTTTCAACCAAAAGAAGATCAGAAATATGCCCTGATTTTTGGAAACGAAGTAAATGGAGTAAGTGATGAAGTAATGGCACAGATTGATGAATGTATTGAAATCCCACAGTTTGGAACCAAGCATTCCTTCAATATTGTGATCTCTGCCGGTATTGTACTCTGGGACTTCTTTGCTAAACTAAGGTTGTAATTGATTTTCTTGATTAAAGGAGGATAAAGATGGACAATAAATTGCTTAAAAAACTACATGTTAAGGCCGGTTTTAAACTCCTTGTTGACAATGCTCCGGAAAATGTAGCCGAATTACTGGGTGATTTTGATTCGATACAATTGAGCTTTAACGCAGAAAAAACATTTGATGCTTTGTTGCTGTTTGTACAGAATAGTCATGAGTTAAAAGAACAGCTGAGCATTCTTTCTGCTAGACTAAAAGCAGATACTTTATTCTGGATTGCCTACCCTAAGAAAAGCTCCGGGATGGAGAGCGACCTTCACATGATGGCCCCATGGGATGAGGTTAAAGTTTATCAATTGACACCCTGTGCCTCAGTTTCTATTTCTGAAGTCTGGACAGGCATCCGGATGAAGCCAATAGACCTGGTGAAGGCCTCGCCGGTTAGAAATGAACTTATTCAGCAAAATGATTTCTCAAACTATGTGGATGTGGCTAATAAAAAGGTTTTTCCTCCGGCAGATCTGGGTAAAGCCTTACATGAACATCCCCTGGCGCTTAGTTATTTTGAATCACTTGCCTATTCTCATAAGAAAGAATATGTGCTCTGGATTTTAACGGCCAAACAGGAAAAAACAAGGATCAGCAGAATTGAAAAAACCATTGCTATGCTACTGGACAAAAAGAAAAATCCGAACGACAAATAGGTATATTTCCATTATAAAAAGGGTTGCTTATCTCTGATAAGCAACCCTTTTTATTTACCGGGTGTTAAAGCGCGTTGAGCACAATTATTTTGCCCACCATACCTTTTCCGAAGTCAGGATACTCTGCTGAG
This region of Pedobacter steynii genomic DNA includes:
- a CDS encoding YdeI/OmpD-associated family protein, with the translated sequence MDNKLLKKLHVKAGFKLLVDNAPENVAELLGDFDSIQLSFNAEKTFDALLLFVQNSHELKEQLSILSARLKADTLFWIAYPKKSSGMESDLHMMAPWDEVKVYQLTPCASVSISEVWTGIRMKPIDLVKASPVRNELIQQNDFSNYVDVANKKVFPPADLGKALHEHPLALSYFESLAYSHKKEYVLWILTAKQEKTRISRIEKTIAMLLDKKKNPNDK
- a CDS encoding RNA methyltransferase, with amino-acid sequence MKKLKLDELNRVGVEEFREQEKLPVIVVLDNVRSMHNIGSVFRTSDGFAIEKLYLCGITAQPPHREIEKTALGATQSVEWLHFESTIDAVASLRKDGYLIIGIEQAAGSTMLNTFQPKEDQKYALIFGNEVNGVSDEVMAQIDECIEIPQFGTKHSFNIVISAGIVLWDFFAKLRL
- a CDS encoding galactokinase codes for the protein MKAELTEKFLELYGQAPKANYFTPGRVNLIGEHIDYNGGLVMPCAVTLGTWLSIAPNQDQVIRFKSLNFPEQHEIALQPAYTKTGSEWYNYPLGVFHEILKKHQIPTGLDLLFYGNIPIGSGLSSSASIEVAMAYALNDYFNLGYEKIEIPLLAQKVENEFIGVNCGIMDQFAVAFGETDKALVLNCDTLKYKSVDCHLGEYSLAIINTNKPRKLAESKYNERVAECQAALAQLNEEIKLNNLCELNAEKFSLHSHLITDETVLKRATHVIRENDRVNLAAKALNEGNLEEFGRLMYASHQSLKDLYEVTGAELDAVVEFCSGYEHVIGARMTGAGFGGCAIALLKKGQEEDFARQLTDFYVERIGYPAAIYISEIGNGASAI